The Pirellulaceae bacterium genome contains a region encoding:
- a CDS encoding GDSL-type esterase/lipase family protein → MTVRWPSSLLLAFFLGWGITCSAQEPREQRDDTALVRPLAKSPFGHPPFEDRFAVRSPDQTIVFLGGTSTVDRQTHGYLETLLSLSYADRSLRFRNLGWEADTVFRQQRPRFFYTTERFERGVKDQRPLVPADIVFLEFGQIESLDGLQRLDEFQAAYARIIEEVKARTAQVVIVSPAPFLPIGPAAQMAVRRNQVLAAYAQRIRQLAERFDCLLVDQFSEFVSVDATDAQKLSSTGIRWTSYGQWMSALYITRQLSATSRLATGFDVVQQRFDNELAEVIRREVLAKNRLWFQQFRPTNWAFLYGNRQDTESSWDIGKKNRWFPGEVEQLPEMIERAELRIRSLVVGDNSVEAEQAGFRLARHN, encoded by the coding sequence ATGACCGTCCGATGGCCTTCTTCACTGTTGTTGGCATTTTTTTTGGGGTGGGGGATCACGTGTAGCGCTCAGGAGCCCCGTGAACAGCGCGACGATACTGCGCTCGTGCGACCGCTGGCCAAGTCGCCGTTTGGCCATCCGCCGTTTGAGGATCGGTTCGCAGTCCGTTCGCCAGATCAGACGATTGTATTCTTAGGCGGGACTTCGACTGTCGATCGCCAAACGCATGGGTATCTCGAAACGCTATTATCACTTTCGTATGCCGATCGTTCACTCCGATTCCGCAATCTTGGATGGGAAGCGGACACGGTTTTTCGACAACAGCGTCCTCGCTTTTTCTATACGACGGAACGATTTGAACGGGGCGTCAAGGATCAGCGACCGCTGGTGCCGGCGGACATCGTCTTTCTTGAGTTTGGGCAGATTGAGTCACTGGACGGTCTGCAGCGACTCGACGAATTTCAGGCAGCCTATGCGCGGATTATCGAGGAAGTCAAAGCGCGAACCGCACAAGTGGTGATCGTGTCGCCGGCTCCATTCCTGCCGATCGGGCCAGCAGCCCAGATGGCTGTCCGTCGAAATCAAGTCTTAGCTGCCTATGCCCAGCGCATTCGTCAATTGGCGGAGCGTTTTGATTGTCTGCTAGTCGATCAATTTAGTGAGTTTGTATCGGTCGACGCGACCGACGCTCAGAAGCTGAGTTCGACAGGAATCAGGTGGACGTCCTATGGACAGTGGATGTCCGCCCTCTATATTACCCGCCAGCTAAGTGCGACCTCACGACTAGCGACCGGATTCGACGTTGTTCAGCAGCGGTTTGACAATGAGTTGGCGGAAGTGATTCGCCGCGAAGTCCTGGCGAAAAATCGATTGTGGTTCCAACAATTTCGTCCCACCAACTGGGCTTTCCTCTACGGCAACCGTCAGGACACCGAAAGTTCCTGGGACATCGGCAAAAAGAATCGGTGGTTTCCTGGCGAGGTCGAACAGTTACCGGAGATGATCGAGCGAGCGGAGCTGCGTATTCGGTCGCTCGTTGTAGGTGATAATTCGGTCGAAGCCGAACAGGCTGGCTTCCGGCTCGCTCGGCATAATTAG